GCGACAGCCCGCATGCGACCAGCTGCGACGAAGCAACAGTCAACCAGTCTACGGCAGATGCACACCCGGTCGAAATCGTGCAGTCATGACGTATCCCCTTGCGCCGCAATGTCTTTCACGGATCGCCACACCCGTCGATCGACGCGCTCCGGGTCGATCGCACAACTATTGTGCAAAATGGACGCCTCCGTCGTCGCGCCATCGACTCCGGTAGCCTCGGGCCATGAACACGGCCGCGGGCAGCGACCCCTACCGCGTCATCGCCCATCCGATGCGTTCGCGCATCCTCGCGCACCTGCGTCTGCACGGCGGTTCGACGTCTGCCGAACTGGCCCGAGCCCTCGGCACGCACACCGGGGCGACGAGCTACCACGTGCGCGTGCTCGAGGGCGCAGGCCTGGTCGAGGACACCGGGCTCGGCAACGCGAAGACGCGCGTCTGGGCTCTCGTCGACGAATCGGACGACACCGATGACGCGAATCCCAGCGATGCCCTCGAGTTCCTCGACGACGCCGACGCCGAAGACGCGCGCTGGCTTGAGCACGACTTCATCACGCACGTCAGTGAGCGCGCCCACGCCTGGGTCGACGAGCAGGACGCCTGGCCCTACGTGTGGCAGGACGAGTGCCGCGCGTTCGACTCCCCCGTCCTCGTGAGCGAGGAGCAGATGAGCGCTCTGCGCTCCGAGATGGAGGCGCTTCTTGCGCGGTATCGCCGAGCCGGCGCAGGCACCCCGGGTGCGCGAC
This region of Dermacoccus nishinomiyaensis genomic DNA includes:
- a CDS encoding helix-turn-helix domain-containing protein, translating into MNTAAGSDPYRVIAHPMRSRILAHLRLHGGSTSAELARALGTHTGATSYHVRVLEGAGLVEDTGLGNAKTRVWALVDESDDTDDANPSDALEFLDDADAEDARWLEHDFITHVSERAHAWVDEQDAWPYVWQDECRAFDSPVLVSEEQMSALRSEMEALLARYRRAGAGTPGARRVAVTVVPLPLPNVT